In Dolichospermum flos-aquae CCAP 1403/13F, the following proteins share a genomic window:
- a CDS encoding peptidylprolyl isomerase: MSEPITITQSDILQQIKLSCKIPELVEQIISRKVIINAAEEAGIKVEVEELQKAADFLRLTNDMTSANDTWKWLEKHSLSIDDFEDIVYTGVVTGKLSKHLFSDQIEPFFFENQLNYAGVVMYEVVFNDEDLAIELFYAVKEGEMSFYDVAHQYIQDIELRRKGGYLGVLNRQDLKPEISAAVFGAKPPQVIKPIITSKGVHLIFVEEIIQPELNDKLRQQIVSDLLLSWIKKQVNQTEINVNFE, translated from the coding sequence ATGTCCGAACCTATCACCATTACCCAATCAGATATTTTACAACAAATTAAATTATCCTGTAAAATACCTGAGTTAGTTGAGCAAATTATCAGCCGAAAAGTGATTATAAATGCTGCGGAAGAAGCAGGGATAAAAGTAGAAGTTGAAGAATTACAAAAAGCAGCGGATTTTCTGCGATTAACTAATGATATGACCAGTGCTAATGACACTTGGAAATGGTTAGAAAAACATAGTTTATCTATAGATGATTTTGAAGATATAGTCTATACTGGTGTGGTTACTGGTAAGTTAAGCAAGCATTTATTTTCTGATCAAATCGAACCTTTCTTCTTTGAAAATCAGCTAAATTATGCTGGTGTGGTCATGTATGAAGTTGTATTTAATGATGAAGATCTAGCAATAGAACTTTTTTATGCAGTCAAAGAAGGAGAAATGAGTTTTTATGATGTAGCTCACCAATATATTCAAGATATAGAATTACGTCGTAAAGGGGGATATTTAGGAGTATTAAATCGTCAGGATTTAAAGCCAGAAATATCTGCTGCTGTCTTTGGTGCGAAACCTCCACAGGTAATTAAACCGATAATTACTTCTAAAGGGGTACATTTAATTTTTGTTGAGGAGATTATTCAGCCGGAATTGAATGATAAATTGCGTCAGCAAATTGTCAGCGATTTACTATTAAGTTGGATCAAAAAACAAGTTAATCAAACAGAGATTAATGTGAATTTCGAGTGA
- a CDS encoding HlyD family efflux transporter periplasmic adaptor subunit, whose translation MTSTLNGNITKSDDILSPELPEITNEDWSEITKESLDSLPQVWTRGLLYLLVFIVSIVLPWSLLSKVDETGTGRGRIEPKDKTVKLDAAVGGTVAEIQVKEGETVKAGQTLLLLESALVKSELRQVQDKLEGQLNRISQLKSSKNQLIVSLATQQQQNQSQQLEKQAQIDQAQQNINTLKNAYQFQKEERLSQLNQARQTLINSQTTNQLAESSLLSSQREVKRYSQLRQQGVIPEINLVDKQDIAKEKQKLYAQTQSDVQQAKLRLAEQQSSYERNLRQAHADIEQAKLRLGEQQRSYQTLTLSGQSAVLKIAEQQKSLDTDISSLKSDISQTKRQIDSLKFQLGQREIKASVNGILFQLPIQKPGSVVQVGTMVAEIAQDNSPLIIRAQMATTDSGFLRLGLPVKLKFDAYPFQDYGIISGELIKISPNTIEIDTANGKVAAYNLEISLKKSCIPAANKCIPLRPGDTATAEVIVRQRRIIDFLLDPFKKLQQGGVKL comes from the coding sequence ATGACAAGTACATTAAATGGGAATATCACAAAATCTGATGATATCTTATCACCAGAATTACCAGAAATTACCAATGAAGATTGGTCGGAAATTACCAAAGAATCACTTGATAGTTTACCCCAGGTTTGGACACGGGGACTATTATATCTTTTAGTCTTCATTGTCTCCATAGTTTTACCTTGGTCTTTGCTATCTAAAGTAGATGAAACTGGTACAGGAAGAGGACGTATTGAACCTAAAGATAAAACCGTGAAATTAGATGCGGCTGTAGGGGGAACAGTTGCAGAAATTCAAGTTAAAGAAGGTGAAACAGTCAAAGCCGGACAAACTCTATTATTATTAGAATCGGCATTAGTCAAATCAGAATTACGTCAAGTTCAAGATAAATTGGAAGGACAATTAAACCGAATTTCTCAGTTAAAATCCTCCAAAAATCAGTTAATTGTCTCCTTAGCAACCCAACAACAACAAAATCAATCTCAACAATTAGAGAAACAAGCACAAATTGATCAAGCGCAACAGAATATTAATACCCTAAAAAATGCCTATCAATTTCAGAAAGAAGAAAGATTATCTCAACTTAATCAAGCGCGACAAACCCTAATTAATAGTCAAACTACTAATCAATTAGCAGAGAGTAGTTTATTAAGTAGTCAGCGAGAAGTAAAACGCTATAGTCAACTCAGACAACAGGGAGTAATTCCAGAAATTAATTTAGTAGACAAGCAAGATATCGCTAAGGAAAAGCAAAAATTATATGCACAAACCCAATCAGATGTTCAACAAGCTAAGTTACGTTTAGCAGAACAACAAAGTAGTTATGAGCGGAATTTGCGCCAAGCTCATGCCGATATTGAACAGGCTAAATTGCGACTGGGAGAACAGCAAAGAAGCTATCAAACTTTAACTCTTTCTGGTCAGTCAGCGGTGTTAAAAATCGCCGAACAACAGAAAAGTTTAGATACAGATATTAGTTCTCTCAAATCAGATATTTCTCAAACTAAACGCCAAATTGATTCCTTAAAATTTCAGTTGGGACAGCGGGAAATTAAAGCTTCTGTGAATGGGATATTATTTCAATTACCAATTCAAAAACCTGGTTCGGTTGTGCAGGTAGGGACAATGGTTGCTGAAATTGCTCAAGATAATTCACCCTTAATAATTCGAGCGCAAATGGCAACTACAGATAGTGGTTTTTTGCGGTTAGGATTACCAGTAAAACTCAAATTTGATGCTTATCCGTTTCAGGATTATGGTATTATCTCAGGAGAGTTAATTAAAATTTCTCCTAATACGATAGAAATAGATACAGCTAATGGCAAAGTAGCCGCTTATAACTTAGAAATTTCTCTCAAAAAAAGTTGTATTCCCGCTGCTAATAAATGTATTCCTTTGCGTCCAGGGGATACAGCAACCGCTGAGGTAATTGTCCGTCAGCGACGAATTATTGATTTTCTACTTGACCCCTTTAAAAAATTGCAACAAGGGGGAGTAAAATTGTAG
- a CDS encoding WD40 repeat domain-containing protein translates to MNNRQLLEVSEYVCLGLSVLGTIVATATQQVVYAVIPLSLSVALNLVNRPKFNYSQSQIEQLQTSLQNITEEFHQVEKTMNTSNQRLEQIEAWRQQLSQIIDQTIESAINERLGKLEVYKQEISQIVDQKIQISMQKLSTEFNAVHQKMQVVNNRVQQLDISLESLGSTVDKDEYLRNIAELQTELSQINQQLQVFSSRFAEIEPSIKNGNESSQQQLAELRDNQENQSQEFTQIHQQIEVVNSRFAEIDNSTQKLHQTILEQRQAIGEIKEKQESESCKNNDILDSINQRLTDGLTELDSLFTALVQPSQLANESSIKESDNYQETLEVIPTTSITDDKTGKLVFFSNLKGHKHKVLSVAFSPDGRFLASGSDDTIIKLWDLATQQHRTFAGHGEYSWSRGINSLGFSPDGKFLVSGSDDKTIKLWDVNLGIEIFTFTGHQERVNAVSFSPWGKILASGSKDKTVKMWSLETGKEIYSFKSHTDDVLSVTFSPDGKLLASSAGGNDKTIKILQLAENKVKTLTGHSDWFGGITSLAFSPDGKTLISGSQDKTIKLWNLETSQEIKTLSGHSDHICSVAYSPNGQILASASKDKTVKLWSVASGKEISSVKCTDSVIYSIAFSPDGKILAAGSGDTTITLFPIA, encoded by the coding sequence ATGAATAATCGTCAGTTGCTAGAAGTTAGCGAGTATGTATGTTTGGGGTTATCAGTATTAGGAACAATAGTAGCGACAGCGACGCAACAGGTGGTTTATGCAGTTATTCCCCTGAGTTTAAGTGTAGCTTTAAATTTAGTTAATCGTCCTAAGTTTAATTATTCCCAATCACAAATTGAGCAATTACAAACAAGTTTGCAAAATATCACTGAAGAATTTCACCAAGTAGAAAAAACCATGAATACCTCTAATCAACGTTTGGAACAAATCGAAGCTTGGAGACAACAACTCAGCCAAATTATTGACCAAACTATTGAAAGTGCTATTAATGAACGTTTGGGAAAACTTGAAGTTTACAAACAGGAAATTAGTCAAATTGTTGACCAGAAAATTCAAATATCAATGCAAAAATTAAGTACAGAATTTAATGCAGTTCATCAAAAAATGCAAGTTGTCAATAATCGGGTACAGCAATTAGATATTTCTTTAGAAAGTTTAGGTTCTACTGTTGATAAAGATGAATATTTGAGAAATATTGCAGAATTGCAAACTGAATTATCACAAATTAATCAACAGCTACAAGTCTTTAGTTCTCGATTTGCAGAAATTGAACCTTCTATCAAAAATGGCAATGAAAGCAGTCAGCAACAATTAGCAGAATTACGGGATAATCAAGAAAATCAAAGTCAGGAATTTACTCAGATTCATCAACAAATCGAAGTTGTTAATTCTCGATTTGCAGAAATTGATAATTCAACACAAAAATTACATCAGACAATTTTAGAACAAAGACAAGCGATAGGTGAAATTAAAGAAAAGCAAGAAAGTGAAAGTTGTAAAAATAATGATATCCTTGATTCTATTAACCAAAGGTTGACAGATGGATTAACAGAATTAGATAGTTTATTTACAGCTTTGGTACAACCGTCACAGTTAGCAAATGAATCAAGTATAAAAGAATCAGATAATTATCAAGAAACACTAGAAGTAATTCCTACCACATCTATAACAGATGACAAAACAGGAAAATTAGTATTTTTCAGTAATCTCAAAGGACATAAACATAAAGTTCTCTCTGTCGCTTTTAGTCCTGATGGTAGATTTTTAGCAAGTGGAAGTGATGATACAATCATTAAATTGTGGGATTTAGCAACTCAGCAACATCGCACCTTTGCAGGACATGGGGAATATTCTTGGTCTAGAGGGATTAATTCCCTAGGTTTTAGTCCAGATGGTAAATTCTTAGTCAGTGGAAGTGATGACAAAACTATTAAATTGTGGGATGTAAATTTAGGAATAGAAATTTTCACTTTTACAGGACATCAAGAAAGAGTTAATGCTGTCTCATTTAGTCCCTGGGGAAAAATTTTAGCAAGTGGAAGTAAAGACAAAACAGTTAAAATGTGGTCATTAGAAACAGGAAAAGAAATTTACTCTTTCAAAAGTCATACCGATGATGTTTTATCTGTAACTTTTAGTCCCGACGGTAAACTATTAGCTAGTAGTGCAGGTGGTAATGATAAAACTATCAAGATTTTACAATTAGCTGAAAATAAAGTGAAAACATTAACAGGACATTCTGATTGGTTTGGAGGGATTACTTCTCTAGCATTTAGTCCCGACGGAAAAACTTTAATTAGTGGTAGTCAAGACAAAACTATTAAACTTTGGAATCTAGAAACTAGTCAAGAAATTAAAACCTTATCAGGACATTCTGATCATATTTGTTCCGTTGCATATAGTCCCAATGGACAAATTTTAGCGAGCGCTAGTAAAGATAAAACAGTGAAATTATGGTCAGTCGCTAGTGGAAAAGAAATTTCCAGCGTAAAATGTACCGATTCTGTAATTTACTCAATTGCTTTTAGTCCAGATGGTAAAATATTAGCGGCTGGTAGTGGAGATACAACCATTACTCTGTTTCCCATAGCATAA
- a CDS encoding peptidase domain-containing ABC transporter, whose amino-acid sequence MGYSLTAEEFYHYLPELQSINPKVGKFWTGKNVEPGIYIIITGKVRLLDDKDELITTLESGESFSEFTLFPQSKFEPYAARASANLQLCFLPEKLLLPLIAKYPQIREHLWEKAYSLLRNTDYTPIKPSSPENDNSDSTPYLTSESKISKAYFPSPRQRVGHLWQKVMGRYPFFAQQSGSDCGAACLVMVSRYWGKRFSVNRLRDIANVDRNGASLRGLLTAAESLGFATRPVKASLKQLGKQKLPAIVHWEGKHYIVVYEITAKYVIVADPAIGQRTLTHEEFNNDWTGYTLLLQPTAMLKETKETSTPFWQFFELIKPHSVVMLEVFIASIFIQIFGLITPLFTQLILDRVVVQRSELTLTAVGIGLLIFSLFRVAMTGLRQYLLDHIANRIDLALIVGFIRHTLRLPLSFFETRYVGDIISRVQENRKIQRFLSGEALSILLDLFTVFIYLGLMFWYSWKMALLALIIVPPFALLALIATPFLQRISREIFNAVNKESSYLIEALTGVRTVKATAVEQTVRWHWEELLNKEIKTNFSGQVISNRLQIFSNTIEAIATTALLWFGAYLVIHNQLTVGQLVAFNMLLGNIIHPFQRLIVLWNELQEVVIAVERINDVLDTEPEEDLQNQSRQNLPAIQGHIRFENVTFRYHPESDINILENLSFEIKPGQMVALVGRSGSGKTTISKLVVGLYPPTDGKVLIDEQDITSLSLRSFRQQIGVVDQDTFLFGGTIRENISLGHPEIPLSEVIAAAKMAGADEFIKKLPMGYESQIGEGGGLLSGGQRQRIAIARALLGNPKLLVLDEATSHLDTESERIIQQNFNTILKGKTTLVIAHRLSTVRNADLILVLDRGVLIESGSHEELMAKKGHYFYLNQQQLQTLT is encoded by the coding sequence TTGGGGTATTCACTAACCGCAGAAGAATTTTATCACTATCTTCCCGAACTTCAGTCTATCAACCCTAAAGTCGGCAAATTCTGGACAGGAAAGAATGTTGAACCGGGCATTTACATTATCATTACGGGCAAAGTCAGACTATTAGATGATAAAGACGAATTAATTACTACTCTAGAATCTGGAGAATCTTTCAGTGAATTTACTTTGTTTCCCCAATCTAAATTTGAGCCTTATGCAGCCAGAGCTTCAGCAAATTTACAGTTATGCTTCTTGCCAGAAAAGTTACTATTGCCATTAATAGCCAAGTATCCCCAAATTCGAGAACATTTATGGGAGAAAGCATACTCACTCCTGAGAAACACAGATTATACACCCATAAAACCAAGCTCTCCAGAGAACGACAATTCAGATTCAACCCCCTATTTGACCTCAGAATCAAAAATTAGTAAAGCCTATTTTCCCAGTCCCAGACAACGGGTGGGGCATTTATGGCAAAAGGTAATGGGGCGCTATCCATTCTTTGCCCAACAGAGTGGTTCTGACTGCGGAGCAGCTTGTTTAGTCATGGTGTCCAGGTATTGGGGGAAACGTTTTAGTGTAAATCGCTTGCGTGATATTGCCAATGTAGACCGCAATGGTGCATCCTTGCGGGGGTTATTAACAGCCGCAGAAAGTCTAGGTTTTGCCACTAGACCTGTCAAAGCTAGTTTAAAGCAGTTAGGAAAGCAAAAATTACCTGCTATTGTTCACTGGGAAGGCAAACATTACATAGTGGTCTACGAAATTACCGCTAAATATGTAATTGTGGCAGACCCTGCTATTGGTCAACGCACCCTCACCCATGAGGAATTTAACAACGACTGGACTGGTTATACATTGTTGTTACAACCGACAGCAATGCTCAAAGAAACGAAAGAGACATCTACACCTTTTTGGCAATTTTTTGAGTTAATAAAACCCCATTCTGTAGTCATGTTGGAAGTATTTATCGCTTCCATATTCATCCAGATATTTGGCTTAATTACCCCCTTATTTACCCAATTAATTTTAGATCGGGTAGTGGTACAACGGTCAGAACTGACCCTGACAGCAGTAGGAATAGGATTGTTGATTTTTAGCCTTTTTCGGGTGGCTATGACTGGTTTAAGGCAATATCTTTTAGATCATATAGCTAATCGGATAGACTTAGCATTAATTGTCGGTTTTATTCGTCATACATTGCGTTTACCCCTGAGTTTTTTCGAGACTCGTTATGTTGGGGATATTATTTCTCGCGTGCAGGAAAACCGCAAAATTCAACGCTTTTTATCGGGTGAAGCATTATCAATTCTCCTAGATTTATTCACTGTCTTTATCTATCTAGGCTTGATGTTTTGGTACAGTTGGAAAATGGCATTATTAGCTTTAATAATTGTCCCACCCTTTGCCTTATTAGCCTTAATTGCCACACCCTTTTTACAAAGGATTTCCAGAGAAATATTCAATGCAGTTAACAAAGAAAGCAGTTATTTAATAGAAGCTTTAACTGGCGTGAGAACGGTGAAAGCTACAGCAGTAGAACAAACAGTAAGATGGCATTGGGAAGAATTATTAAATAAGGAGATAAAAACCAACTTTTCCGGGCAAGTTATCAGCAATAGGTTACAAATTTTTAGTAACACAATTGAAGCAATAGCTACCACAGCTTTATTATGGTTTGGGGCATATTTGGTAATTCATAATCAGTTAACTGTGGGACAATTAGTAGCATTTAATATGCTGCTGGGTAATATTATTCATCCCTTCCAACGGTTAATTGTCTTATGGAATGAATTGCAAGAAGTTGTGATTGCAGTAGAAAGAATTAACGATGTTTTAGACACAGAACCAGAAGAAGACTTACAAAATCAATCACGGCAGAATTTACCAGCAATTCAGGGGCATATTCGCTTTGAAAACGTCACATTTCGCTATCATCCAGAAAGCGATATTAATATATTAGAAAACCTCAGTTTTGAAATCAAACCTGGACAAATGGTAGCCTTAGTGGGACGCAGTGGCTCAGGAAAAACCACCATTTCTAAATTAGTTGTCGGCTTGTATCCCCCCACAGATGGTAAAGTTTTAATTGATGAACAAGATATTACTAGTCTTTCCTTGCGTTCTTTTCGGCAACAAATTGGTGTAGTTGACCAAGACACATTTTTATTTGGTGGAACAATTCGAGAAAATATCAGTTTAGGACATCCAGAAATACCTTTATCAGAAGTAATTGCCGCAGCAAAAATGGCTGGTGCTGATGAATTTATCAAAAAATTACCCATGGGTTATGAAAGCCAAATTGGTGAAGGTGGAGGTTTATTATCTGGTGGACAAAGACAGAGAATAGCCATTGCTAGAGCATTATTAGGTAATCCCAAATTATTGGTTTTAGATGAGGCAACTTCTCATTTAGACACTGAATCAGAAAGGATAATTCAACAGAATTTTAACACAATTCTCAAAGGAAAAACTACCTTAGTAATTGCCCATCGTCTTTCCACCGTGCGAAATGCTGATTTAATTTTGGTACTAGATAGAGGTGTGTTAATTGAAAGTGGCAGTCATGAGGAATTAATGGCTAAAAAAGGACATTATTTCTATCTAAATCAACAGCAGTTACAAACACTAACGTAG
- a CDS encoding helix-turn-helix domain-containing protein gives MLAEFDFYDIEPFMYTYQWTNRAGSNSSSNLLTDFQRQMLLKSLQENCSQSQRQRIQIMLLADQGITQAEICEILGCCPATARHWIHIARQGMAHQWQDWIVRLVALN, from the coding sequence ATGCTTGCGGAGTTTGATTTTTACGATATTGAACCATTTATGTATACATATCAATGGACAAATAGAGCGGGGAGCAATTCTTCAAGTAACTTGTTAACAGATTTTCAGCGACAAATGCTGTTAAAATCATTACAAGAGAATTGCTCTCAATCCCAGCGGCAACGGATTCAAATTATGTTGTTAGCGGACCAAGGGATAACTCAAGCAGAAATTTGTGAAATTTTGGGGTGTTGTCCCGCAACCGCTAGACATTGGATACACATAGCTCGTCAGGGAATGGCGCATCAATGGCAAGATTGGATTGTCCGATTGGTCGCCCTAAATTAG
- a CDS encoding helix-turn-helix domain-containing protein, translated as MARLDCPIGRPKLVSNEYLQRLKELFYSNPRDYGYGSQHWTLNWLQKHLCEEFGFEVSDRHFKRLLKQMGLSTRPKPSHDGQNSPKSATEPKISIADIKKANTTDSSEIIPINFHKAVKDSDIYGAQYIRSISISATNQQYIGVFTNRRRILSLSSRTSVYQP; from the coding sequence ATGGCAAGATTGGATTGTCCGATTGGTCGCCCTAAATTAGTTAGTAATGAATACTTACAACGATTAAAAGAATTATTTTACAGTAATCCTCGTGATTATGGTTATGGTTCTCAACACTGGACATTGAATTGGTTACAGAAACATCTATGCGAAGAATTTGGCTTTGAAGTTAGCGATCGCCACTTTAAGCGACTTCTCAAACAAATGGGCTTATCCACTCGACCGAAACCCAGTCATGATGGACAAAATAGCCCGAAATCAGCTACAGAACCCAAAATATCAATTGCTGACATCAAAAAAGCAAATACCACCGATTCCTCGGAAATTATACCTATTAATTTTCACAAAGCAGTAAAGGATTCAGACATTTATGGCGCACAATATATCCGCTCAATTAGTATCTCTGCAACAAATCAACAATACATTGGGGTATTCACTAACCGCAGAAGAATTTTATCACTATCTTCCCGAACTTCAGTCTATCAACCCTAA